The Chloroflexus aggregans DSM 9485 genome segment ATAAAATCGACTAATGCCTGCGGCCCTTTGTCAAATTCGTGATTACCGACGGCCATCGCCTCATAGCCCATTGCGTTATAGAACTCGAGGTCGGCCATGCCGTTGTATTGGTTAAAGTAGAGCGTCCCTTGAAATACATCACCGGCATCAACCAGTAAGGTCGGCAGTGCCGTCTCGCGACGGATCTTGTCAATTAACGCTTTACGGCGCGAGACACCGCCGTGAACCGGATTGTTACCGCTGAACACAGGCTCAATCCGGGCATGGTGGTCATTGGTGTGCAGAATCCGCATGCGGAACGCAGGGTTTTCCTGTGCCAATGCTAGCCGGAAGCTACCATCACTGTAGATCGCAAGCAATGCGCCAGCACCGAGAGCAACCGTCCCTTTGAGAAACCGCCGACGTGAGATCTTCTCCATAAGGCATGGTCTCCATTTCAAGTCACGAACAACCAACGCCCGCTACACCGCCAATCGTCACGGTGTCGGTTAACAGAGAACACACAGACCGCAAGGTGCAAACCGACATTTATGCTGGTAAGGGCATGCGCATAGTACCGTAGATACGACATTTTGGCAAGTGAATCAAGGAGCGTTTCTACCCATTCTGACGCACTTAAACGATTATTCAATCGCTCTTAATCGTTTCTTGATACAACTGCATCTCATTGCAATGATGGGCGTACATGTGCCCCCTCGTGGGTGCCCATGGGTATCCGTGAGTGCCCTCTCGTAGGTGCCCGCCAGCATAAGGTATAATATCAGTGACCCCGACAACACTGACCCAATAAGGAGCGATGTATGCCCCGCACTGAACTAACGCCCGCGCTGATCGGCGCCATCGAAGAGGTGCAACAGCGTGTGCTGTGGTTGGCGACCTTGATGATCCACCACGCGAACCATGTCCGCCCCAATCCCGATGGCGTTAAGGTGGGTGGTCATCAGGCTTCGTCGGCTTCGATGGTCACGATAATGACTACGCTCTATCTGCACTACTTACGTCCCGGTGATCGGGTGTCGGTCAAGCCGCACGCCTCACCGGTCTATCACGCAATCCAATATTTGCTGGGTCGGCTCGATGGAGGCTACCTCACGCAGTTACGCGCATTTGGTGGACTGCAAGCCTACCCTTCGCGCACCAAAGACCCCGATCCGCCCGATTTTTCTACCGGCTCGGTCGGGCTTGGCGCAGTCGCCCCGGCATTTGCCGCTCTGAGTGCCCAATACGCCGCTACCCATTTTAACCGCCCTACCACCCAGCGTTTTATTGCACTGGTCGGTGATGCCGAACTCGATGAGGGCAATGTCTGGGAGGCTGTGATCGATCCGGCGCTCGCCGATCTCGATAATTTGCTCTGGATCGTTGATCTGAACCGGCAGAGTCTCGACCGAGTAGTACCCGGTATTCGCGCTGCACACCTCAAGCGTCTCTTCGCCGAAAGTGGTTGGCGTGTATTGGAAGCTAAATACGGTTGTCGTCTGCAAACACTCTTTGCCCAACCGGGTGGCGATGCGCTGCGCGCTCGCATCGACGAGATGAGTAACGAGGAGTATCAGGCTCTCATCCGTTTGCCCGGCCCCGACTTGCGCCCTCGCCTGATCAACGGCGATGAGCGCCTTGCCCGCCTCCTCGCTACCGTTCCCGATGAAGAATTACCGGCCACTCTCGCGAATCTCGGCGGTCACGATGTGATCGAATTGCTGAAGACCCTCACCGCCGCCGATGCTGAACCACGCCGGCCAACCATCATCTTTGCCTATACGATTAAGGGTTGGGGATTGCCCATCGCCGGTAATCCGCTCAACCACTCGATGTTGCTGACCCCAGAGCAAATCGAGGGTCTGCGCGAACAGCTCGGCATCGCCCCCGGTCACGAATGGGATCGCTTGCCGCCCGACTCGCCCGGTGGCCGGCTCTGCGCTGAAGCCGCAGCCCGTCTGTATGGCGCGCCCGATCACGCTGCGCCTGCCGTGACCATCCCCCTGCCCGATGAGATTGCCGTGCCGACCGCCGGCATGATCAGTACCCAAGACACGTTTGGCCGTTTTCTCGTCCGTGTCGCTGATATTGCCGGTCTGCGCGAACGGATTGTGACCGCATCGCCGGATGTGTCGGTTTCGACCAATTTGGCCGGCTGGATTAACAAGACTGGGGTGTTTGCCCGCCACGAAGAGCCGGATTTTGAGACTGAAGCCTATCGCATGTTGCGTTGGCGACGCTGGCCCGGCGGGCAACATATCGAGTTGGGCATCTCGGAGATGAATCTCTTTATGCTGTTAGGGATGTTCGGTTTATCGCACGACCTGATCGGTGAACCGCTCATCCCAATCGGTACCGTGTACGATCCCTTTGTTTGTCGCGGCCTCGATGCGTTTATCTACGGCCTCTATTCGGGAGCGCGGTTTATTGTCGTCGGCACTCCCAGCGGCATTACCTTATCGCCCGAAGGCGGCGCGCACCAGTCATCGGTCACGGCCTCGTTAGGGATCGAGTTGCCCAATCTGGCGAGCTTCGAGCCGTGTTTCGCCCTTGAAACGGCGTGGCTGCTGCGCGAGGCGCTCCGCCTCTGTACCGATCCCAACGGATCGGCGAGCTACCTCCGCCTTTCGACCCGCCCCATTGACCAAAACCTCCTCCAACCGGCCCTCGACCGGCTTGGCGTTGAAGAACTGCGCCGGCAAGTATTGCGCGGCGGCTACCGGCTGATTGACCACGCCGATTACCAAGATTATCCGCATGCGCCGGTGGTGCAGATCGTCACTAGTGGAACACTCGTACCCGAAGCGGTCGCAGCGGCCCACTATCTTCGCCGCGAAGGAGTGGCAGCCAATGTTATAAACCTCACCAGTGCCCGTCGCATCTATGAGCGCTGGAAACATGGTGACGATCTAAGCTGGCTTATTCCACCAAGCGAACGCAACGCGCCCATCGTGACCGTTCACGACGCCGCTTCGCACGCGCTAGCATGGCTCGGCTCGATCTATGGCGTACCACTCCGCGCCCTCGGTGTTGATCGGTTTGGCCAATCGGGAGCACGTGATGACCTCTACCACGCATTTGGGCTTGATCCATTGTCGATTGCAGAAACTGCCTTTGAACTGATCGATAGGTACGTGCTCTGAGTACGTATACCAATTGCCTCGACCGGTCATATCCGCAATTCACTAGCCGCAAATCGTTCTTTGGCCGTAATACTTCCGTAACACACTTCATCTATCATCATCACCAACCTGGATACGCCGGTAGAGAGTAAGAGCGTGAAAACCGAGCAGCGCTACTATTGTTAACCCACGAGGAATCTCATGACTCCAACTAACGAATTGTCAAATCAACTCATTGACCAGATGATGAACATCTTTAACCTGGTTATTGTAGAGCGACAGCACTATTTTGCGCAAAAACCGAAGCCCAACAAGCAAGACATACCACGGATCATCGGGGAATATGCCGCAAGCAATATGGCTATCTCGGGTGGCTTAGGGTTAATTCCTGGTCCATTCGGGCTGTTAGGGGTGATACCGGAAATTATCCTCATCATTCGCAATCAAGTAGCGATGATTTATGACATCGGGACGGCTTACGGTAAAGACGATGTCATCACCGTTGAATTACTGCTGGGCATTTTCGGCTCGACCTTAGGTGTCGGCGGGATCTCGCTGCTCACCATGCATGGAAGCAAGATTCTCGTCCGCCGAGCCTCGCTGCGCGTCATTCAGCAGGTTATCAGGGTGCTCGCCGGCCAAATCACCCAACGCCTGATCAAAGCAACGATCAGCAAATGGCTCCCTATCGTTGGTGCCGTTGCGGTAGCGGCGTGGTCGTACCATTCAACCAAAGCAATCGGCCAACAAGCGGTCGAGATATTTGAAAAAGACATTCAGATTGCGTCAGAACAGGATGAACAACCTGAGGATGGTTAAATGTCTTTGTACAGCGCATCTGCTATGCACAGTACCGCATCCGAATAGCAGACCTCAACAACTTGATCAAAATCGACGGCAACGTCACGCCGGAAGAACAGACCGTTTTGTCCAGAGCGTTCTAGGATCAGGCGTGAGCGATCGGCAAGCGCGTATCTTGCTAGCTGCGCTCCGCACCAACACCAATTTTACAATTGATTGTGACGCCTTGGCCGCCACGCCTGAAACGGTGGTCAGTTTACTAATGGAGATGGTGGCATTAGCACGCTGCGACGGTCAACTGCACATCGCCGAGAAATGGTATATCGAGCAGACAGCACAACGGTTGGGCATCGCCGAGACGATCTGAACGCACTGTTCGCCAGGGTAGTGTAGAAACCTCACCTATTACCCCATCGGATAGGTTGGATGACGGCCACCAGACCGGAGCAGGCAATGAAGCCGCTCCGATCACTTCTTACTTACGGTACCTACTCCTGGCCGCTTCCAGGCAGATTATTCCAGGCCCACTGTCTGGCGTAGCAACATTACCGCTACCAAGGTCTGGGCAAAGGTCAGCGTGGCCGACACCGGCGACGGCTCTTCACCCGCCGCCACCTGCCCGCGCACCGGCAGCCGCGCGCGCAAGGCATCACTGACCCGCTGGAGCGCAGGATCATTGGTTGCCGAAACCAACACTGCCGGCAAACCATCTTCATCCGCCGGTACCGGACGAATCTGGATCGCTACCGCGCTCTCTGCCGGCTGCACCACACTTGCCAAGTCAAAGGCCAAAGCGCGCCGCCGCAACGACATCTGTACGTCAAGCCCATCTGTTCCCGGCCCGAAGCGCAACACCACATCCGCCAACGGGCGCTGGGGTGTAATGTAGCGCTGGATGTCACGCTCACGCGCCGGCCACGCTGCCTGTACTTCGGCCAGTGTATAGCCGCGCTGTTTGACATCCCGTTCTTCGCGCCAGCGCCGGTACAGGTCGGGATGCGGATCGAGATAGACGGTCAAGTCAAACAGCTCAGCTTGTACCGGCGGAGTGAGCGTGAGCGCGCCATACGCGATCACCAGACCGGTTGGCGCAACCCGTTCGCTGCCTCGCGGCGCACCGGCCACGTGGTCGTATACCGGCTTATTGATGGTTTGGCACCTGCGTAACGCCGCCAGATCAGCCGCCATGCGCTCAAGATCGGTCGCCGCCGGATCAGCGTCGGTCAAGCCGAGCGCCGCCCGTTCGGCCCGGCTATAGCGCAGATAATCATCGAGACTGATCGGCGTCACCCCCTGCGCCCCTAGCAGACGAATAATCCCACGGGTCAGGGTCGTCTTGCCGGCGCCGCTCGCGCCAATCAGACCAAGCATCAGGGGTTGGTCGTCCATAACCTCTTCTCATGAAGCCGAACGCGATTTCCAATCGGCGAGAAACTGTTCGATCCCACGGTCAGTTAAGGGATGGCGCATTGCCTGCTGCAACACCTTAAACGGGCAGGTCGCAATATCAGCCCCCGCCAACGCCGCTTCGACAATGTGGCGCGGATGGCGGATCGAAGCGGCCAAAATCTTGGTCGTAATCTCGCGATCTTGGCGGTAGATGCCGGCAATTTCGCGAATAAGCGCCATGCCGTCAACGCCGGTGTCATCCACCCGCCCGACAAAGGGGCTGATGATAAACGCGCCAGCCCGTGCCGCCAACAGCGCCTGCACCGAGTTGAAGCAGAGCGTGACGTTGCAGCGGATGCCGTGCTTGGCCAACTGACTCACCGCGCGTAGCCCCTCGGTCGTGCTCGGCACCTTAATAATCACATTCGGATGCCACGAAGCGTATTCGATGCCCTCGCGCACCATACCCTCAGCATCGAGCGAGATGGTCTCGGCGCTGATCGGGCCGTCAACCAACTCGGCAATCTCGGTAATGATGGCTTTGAAATCAGCTCCGCGCTCACGCGCAATCAGGGTCGGGTTGGTCGTCACCCCGCTGAGAATCCCCCAACTGGCCGCTTCCCGAATTTCGGCCAGATTCGCCGTATCGAGATAGATCTGCATTGTGCTCCTCCTCTATTTGGGCGCCATCCGAATCGCGCCATCAAGCCGGATTACTTCGCCATTCAACATCGGATTTTCGATAATATGCTGTACCAGCGCGGCATACTCCGCCGGACGGCCAAGCCGCGAGGGGAAGGGCACCTGTGCGCCGAGCGATTCGCGCGCCGCAGCCGGCAAGCTGGCCATCATCGCCGTATCAAAAATGCCCGGCGCAATCGTCATTACCCGAATGCCGAAACGGGCCAGCTCACGTGCCGCCGGCAAGCCCATCCCCACCACCCCCGCCTTCGAGGCCGCATACGCCACTTGTCCGATTTGACCATCGAAGGCAGCGATCGAGGCTGTGTTCACGATCACCCCTCGCTCACCCTCCTCATTCGGTTGGTTCTGGCTCATCGCCTGCGCCGCGTAGAGCATCATCTGAAACGTGCCGATTAAATTAACCTCGATCACCCGTTTGAAACGGGCCGGATCATGCACGCCATCGCGCCCCAACATCCGCTCGGCCAGTACAATTCCCGCACAGCAAACCAAGACACCCAAACTACCGGCATTCGTCGCCGCTGCTACCGCTGCCGCACACTGTGCCGGATCGGTAACATCGGTACGCACAAACTGCCCACCGATCCGCTCGGCCAGCTCCATACCGGCTGCCTCGTTGAGATCGGCAATCGTCACCCGCGCACCGGCTCCGGCCAATCGCTCGGCTGTCGCTGCCCCCAACCCCGATGCGCCACCCGTGACCAACGCACCCAGACCGTTCAGTTGCATTGCTTGCTCCTTTGCTCAGCGGGCAACTGCCCATTCAAAATGCATCCCATCACTGGCGCCGCGGCCATCGTAATTCCAATGACCACCCCAGAAAAAACCAAGCGCATTGGCAATCGGCACCAGTTCACGCACCGAACCGCGATCGCCCACCGGCGCCGCCGGCTTATAGAAGGCATTCCACTGCGCGTTAATATCAAACGCCGTACCATAGGCATGGTTACTCAGCGTCGTCGGATTACTACGAATGGTACGCGGCCACCATGCGCCGTCAAATGTTAACACTAACTGCAAGAGTCCTGCATCTTCCCATGCCTGCCACAACCGGCGCAATTGGTCAGCCGCCACCCGATGGAAACGGATCCGCCCGCCGTTAGTATTGCGGAACCGGACCAATTGCGGTATCGACACCTCGATCAGGTTCTGCGCCACCCAATCGTTGGTGATGGTAATATCATCGCCGCTCTTGCGCACCCACTCGATTTTACCCAAGATTCGCTCGCGCTGGCCGTTGCGGTCGGTCAGAATGTTGAAATCGGGCATGGGCGGCCAATTCGGATCGCGACGCGGCGGCCCGGCCCGCACCACCTCCGGCGCAGTCAGCACATTGGCCATCCCCCCGGTCGGTTGTTGGGATGGGGATGACGCAGGATCAGCCGCTATCACCTGAGATGATGCGCTCGCCGATTGCGTCGCCGGGCTGGTGGCTGTGGCAGAGGGTTGAACCGGCGTTTGCACCACATGCCCGGCGTTCACAGGAGACGTTGCCGGTTTCGGCTGCCACGCCAGTACTTCTGGCGGACGTGGCAGATCACGCATACACCGGATCACGCCATCCCCTCCACGATACAGAGTATCGTAAGCGAACACCTGCACCTCATAGGTCACCCCCTGGATCGTCGCACGCACCACCTCGCTCAGCGGCGTGCCCAACTTTAATTCCAGCGCCCGCTGGTGAAACGGATCGGTTGGATTGTACGGAACACCGGCAACTTTGTACGTTTCGGCCCACAGTTGGGCATACTGCGGGCTAGCCGGGTCGGTTAAGCTGAGAAAGAAACAACCGGATTGCTGGCTCATCGGCGTGTAGAGGGTGTCGCCAGCAAAGACTTGCAGCGCAAACGCGCGGTCAGCCGTGACGTAATTCCCGCTCAGGGCCGGGCCAAGTTTGGCTTGCAAGGCCACAAAATGGAAGCGCCAATCGGCGCGAAACTCGGTTTTACCCTCGAGCGGCGCGCGCGCCGCGCTCGCTTTCAACGCACTGCGATAGCTCGCCTCGATTAAGGCCCGGCTCACTCCGCCGACAGGAATTGCGCCGATGTCCGGCCCTAGCAGATTGGCTAAATTCTGCACGGCAGCGTACTGGGTGCCTTCGTTGAAGATCGTATCGCGGGCAAAGACCTGAAAGTTATACGTCTTACCATCGAGCGCCACCGGCGGCGGCTCGTTAGGGGCCAGCGGCGCGCCGAGATCAAACTTGCCCCAGTGCAGCGAAAAGGCCTGGTTGAGCCGCAATTGACCACCGCGCTGCCACCACGTCACCGTTGCCAAACCCACCCACAGCTCCTGTTCGGGAGAGCGCACGCCGCTGCCGAGGATAACACCCTCAGCAGGAGCAACCGGCGCCGCCAACGGCAAATACGGCAACACCCTCCGCTTCCCGCGGGCATCAGTGATGAGCATGCCAATATCAGCCAACGACAGGCCGTGTTGCGCGGCCACCGCCGGCAACCAATCAGCCAGCACTGTGGCTTGCGCCTCGCTCAGATCGGTCAGCGCCGGCGCTGCAAGGCTCACAATCACCGCCACCCGGTCGAGATTATGCACTCGCCCCCGCCAAATTGCCCGGCCCAACCCATGACCGGCCCGCACAGGAGCGACCAGTTGATGCAATGTCCCATCCCGATCAAGGTAGAAATGAGGCAACATTGCCGCATCCGCACTTTGGTAGGCGTCCAGCGCCATCGCGGCATGCTGCGCGTCAGCCACTGCCACCACTAACGCCACCGGACGGCCTTCGCGACTCTTACCCGCCCGATCCGGTCTTCCCACCGCGATCACCTGCACCTCAGCGCTGCTCATGGCACGCTCCATCGTTACTAAAAATATTCTCGGCTCATCGTAGCACAGTGCCGTAGAGAAGGCAACGAATCGGAGGGAGACTGCGCGGGGGATAAGGGCCGATGACCCAATCGCAACGCGCGCAAAAGCGCAGCGATGCTAAACGCAAAGACGCAGAGGATGAAGTCGCACAGCGAGCAAAGAAACAGAGATGGTAAACGCAAGGGTGCAAAGGGTTTTGGGGGCAGCGCCACTCCTATCTGTCATTGCGAGGGGCGCGTAGGGGCAGCACGACGCGCTGCCTGCGCCCCGAAGCAATTCCCCGCTTCAACGCACACAATCCAATATCAGTTAGGAATAGCACAAGGGACTTACTCGCAAAATAGTATAGAAAACCCTATTGCCTGCTCCATAGATGAGCTGGTAAATTACCCCTACAGATTGCGCCAATCTAGTGATGGAAGTCGGGAGCTACAACTCATGCGTCGATTTCTGCTCTTGTATCCGATCTTCGTCTGTCTCTTTGTCTTGCTATCACTGCCGGCCAACGTTGTTGCTCAATCGGAAACGCCACAAACTCAACCGAGCACTATCTTTATCCCCCTGATCACCCGCACGGTGACATACCCGCCACTCTCCTCCAACTGGTTAGAGCGGGTGAATGCCTATCGAGCGCGGGCCGGAGTGCCGCCGGTAACCGAGAGTAACGATCTCAACAGCAACTGCTGGCAACACGCACGCTATATGGCCGAAAATAACCATCTCACCCATAATCAAGATTCTACTAAACCCTATGCCTCACCCGAGGGACAAATCTGTGCCGCAAGAGGCAATGCCTGGCTGGGAGGTGGCAATTTTTGGCAGCCGGCTGATGCGATTGACGGCTGGATGCAATCGGTCGGTCATCGGCTTTGGTTGCTCTACCCCACCACGCCAACCTTCGGGTTTGGGTTCTATATCACGCCGAGTGGTACGACGAGTGCAGCCGGCCTCGATGTCCTCTCATACTTCAACAATGGCGATAATTACCCTGCTTGGCCGGTGCGCTACCCCGGCATTGACCAAACCGATGTGCCGGCGACGCAATATCCGATTACGTTGCAATGGCGCTACTTTGGCAGTACGCCGGTGATCAGCAGCACGGATCTGCGCGTTGTCGGCGGCAATGTGATTCCGCATACCAGCACAACTAACCTGCCAGTTGGTCATAAAGGGATCGCCGTCACCCCTACCGTTAATTTGCCTGCCAATAGCCTGATCGAAGTATCGATCAGCGGATCGTATGATGGGCAGCCGTTTACCTATACGTGGCAGTTCCGCACCGGGAATTGATAACCATTCGCATGTATCTCCGACTGTGCCGGTCGGAAGGGCTGCTCACCACCCTTCTGGCGTCTCTGCCCTATCTCCCCCACGACAGCACAACGGCCAACTTGCAGGTTCGTAAACCCATGGTATAATAGGCCGCCCGTATTGCTCCGCCACGACCCGCGGTGCATAAGGAACGAGAAGCATGAAGAGTAGAATTATTCCAATAGCCCTGTTGCTGTGTCTCGTACTGATCGGTGCGTGCAGTTCGGCGGCGGCAAATGAACCGGTGCCGTCACCACAGCCAACTGTCCCCCAGTTCCAATTGGCAACGAAGACACCAACACCATCGGCCATCCCAACGCTACCGCCTACTGCCACTCCTGAATCGACAGCTACGCCAGCAGCAACTGCGACTCCCGAACCAACCGCCACCCCCGAACCAACCCCAACGCCAGAACCAATTACTGCACCACTTGCCGTTCCACGTGGTTCGGTGACCAGCCGACCTTTCGCCGTGATGTACGACAACCATCCCAATGCCTACCCACAAACCGGGATGGACGGAGCGGCTATCGTGTTCGAGGCATTAGCTGAGTTCGGCATTACCCGCTATATGGCCATCTTTATTCCCGGCATTTCACCTGATATGCCGGTGATCGGCCCGGTACGCAGTGCTCGCCCATATTACGTCGAGTGGGCCAAAGGGTTTCGAGCGGTGTACGTGCATGCTGGCGGCTCTCCCGAAGGCTTGTTGTTGGCCGAAACATCTATCGAACTGATCAATATGGACGCACTACGCGGCAATGCCAGCGGGTATTTCTACCGCACCCGCGACCGCAGCGCGCCGCACAACCTTTACACCAATAGCGCCAATATTGCCAAGTTCGCCGCGGCAAATGATCGCCCGGTGGAGGGATTGGCTGAGATCGGTTTTGTCTACTCACCCGAAGCTCCAGCCGAGGCCCGTCCTAGCCGTCAAGAGTTACGCTACTTCTTTATCTATCGCGAAGCAGCCGTAGGTTGGCGCTATGACCCGGCAACCAACAGTTATCTCTATTTCCGTGGCAATCGTCCGCACGTCGATGCTACCACCGGCGCGCAATTGCAGTTCAAGAATGTTGTGATCCTCGAAGTACCCGAACGCCCTATCCCCAACGATCCAAAAGGGCGCATCGAGCAAGATGTGATCGGCGAAGGCCCGGCCCGTATCTTCCGCGATGGCCGGATGATCGAGGCTACATGGCGCAAGGCAGCCGGCTATGCCCAGCTCTACCTTATGGATGCAGACGGCAACGAAGTGCCGCTCGCGCCCGGCTCGGTCTGGATCGCTGCTATTCCCGACCTCGCCAATCTGACGGTTGAGGGCGGGCGCTAACACAACACCCCGGAGCCGGTTGCTCCGGTGGAATTGGGCGGGTGCCGCCAAGCGCTGGCTCTGTTTGCCAGACTTACCGCTGACCTCACCATTGCGCCTTGCAGCGCACCAAGCGGCGCCCCGGCAGACGCACATTCAGATATCCCTACGGGGTATTGGTGGCGTTAATCCACGCCGGTATGCCCCACCACGCGGCGGCTGCCCCGCGTCTGCCCGGCACACCGTGCCGAATGCCGCCATAATAAGGAGGAAACAGACTGTATGAGAGGAAGCATCGTTCGCCGCGGCTTGATTGTCGCTGTGCTGGTCGTCCTCTCGACCGCCATCGCCCACGTACAGGCCGCCCCGACAACCGCACCGTCCCAACAGCCACCCGTCGCCCCCACGTACCGCATCTTTGCCACTCGTGAAGGTCTGGTTGGCTACCGAACCGCTAATGGCCACATCATCCAACCCCGTGACCGGTTTGTGGCCCTGCCCTGCTGGTGCGCGCTCTCACCCAAAGGCACCGATAAGTTCAAAGTTCGCCTTACCTACAACGGACGTTCCGTGGTGGTGCCCGTCTGGGATGTCGGGCCGTGGAATACGCGCGACGATTATTGGAACCCGAACCGCCGTTACGGCGACCTGCCGGTCGGTATGCCGATGGCCGAAGCAGCCTACTTCCATGGCTACAACGGTGGCCGCGATGAGTGGGGCCGGCGGATTACCCTCCCCAACGGAATTGATATTGCCGATGGCACCTTCTGGGACGATCTTGGCATGACCAAAAGTGATTATGTTTATGTCACCTTCCTCTGGCTTGGCGAAGACCCCGGTCCCGGAGGTGCAATCGAAGTTGGCAACGGTGAGTATACCGACGATCCAGCACAGACGATGGTGACTGCACCCGAAGGTGCGCTTACCGTCGATAACACCGATACTGCGTTCAACCCGATCGGTAAGGATTGGTACGAAGAACCGTGCGGTCTCAACAAGCAACACCAGTGGACATACTCGACGACCGATCCGGCAAAAGCGACGACCGCAGCCACATGGCAAGCACCGAATCTCAGTCCCGGTTTTTATGAGGTCAAAGCGTACATTCCGGCATGTGGCAATCCGGCAACAACCAGCGCTCGTTATCGGATTA includes the following:
- a CDS encoding golvesin C-terminal-like domain-containing protein, whose protein sequence is MRGSIVRRGLIVAVLVVLSTAIAHVQAAPTTAPSQQPPVAPTYRIFATREGLVGYRTANGHIIQPRDRFVALPCWCALSPKGTDKFKVRLTYNGRSVVVPVWDVGPWNTRDDYWNPNRRYGDLPVGMPMAEAAYFHGYNGGRDEWGRRITLPNGIDIADGTFWDDLGMTKSDYVYVTFLWLGEDPGPGGAIEVGNGEYTDDPAQTMVTAPEGALTVDNTDTAFNPIGKDWYEEPCGLNKQHQWTYSTTDPAKATTAATWQAPNLSPGFYEVKAYIPACGNPATTSARYRISHAGATTEVTLDQQSAAGQWASLGTYYFGGPGNEVPQVFLSDLTGDRGMAVRYDALAWEPRSDTTPPNTQILAITRADNGFSIKWGGNDDMTGIASYDVQVRLLPDGGWTDWKKEITDLSAWFGPDEGKQFAFRVRARDWAGNVEPWEEAAIADTTNVP